From a single Capsicum annuum cultivar UCD-10X-F1 chromosome 12, UCD10Xv1.1, whole genome shotgun sequence genomic region:
- the LOC107851541 gene encoding remorin 1.4, protein MRSIEDKGCLSYGKKQEVVGGSSTMNYEFHHRTVASGKPTPSKWDDAQKWLVNLSRGGGEKHQSKASPRNSNADDLRLIAPVPKKEEDYSSGSDEGDSSMMMIQFGVETKKVDNCDDSKSMWRINKAGCNSNSSAGAVRSICVRDMGTEMTPIASQEPSRTGTPIRARTPAARSPISSGSSTPIRGQNGVVQTIETGQIVATAIIGDNRGNAGATRIVRGVEETINNELTANKETDNANNKLNPLETRAMVWDEAERAKYMARYKREEVKIQAWENHEKRKAEMEMKRMEVKAERIKARAEEKYRNKLASARRKAEEKRANAEAQLNEKTVKICEKADYIRRTGHLPSSFSFKLPSSSCW, encoded by the exons ATGAGATCGATAGAGGATAAAGGATGCTTGAGTTATGGAAAAAAACAAGAAGTAGTAGGAGGGAGTAGTACTATGAATTATGAGTTTCATCATAGAACAGTAGCCTCAGGTAAACCAACACCATCAAAATGGGATGATGCACAAAAATGGTTAGTCAATCTATCAAGAGGGGGAGGTGAAAAACACCAATCTAAAGCGTCCCCTAGAAACTCGAATGCTGATGACTTAAGGCTGATTGCGCCGGTCCCAAAGAAAGAAGAAGACTACTCGAGTGGCAGCGATGAGGGAGATTCTAGTATGATGATGATTCAATTTGGTGTAGAAACAAAGAAAGTTGATAATTGTGATGATTCAAAATCAATGTGGAGAATCAATAAAGCTGGTTGTAATAGCAACTCATCAGCCGGTGCTGTTCGATCGATATGTGTTAGAGACATGGGAACAGAAATGACCCCAATTGCTAGCCAAGAACCATCGAGAACAGGGACGCCAATTAGAGCGAGAACTCCAGCAGCAAGAAGCCCAATATCCTCAGGATCTTCTACTCCTATAAGGGGCCAAAATGGGGTAGTGCAGACTATAGAAACTGGTCAAATCGTTGCCACTGCCATCATTGGTGACAACAGGGGAAATGCAGGTGCTACACGTATTGTTCGCGGTGTAGAGGAAACTATTAACAATGAATTAACAGCTAACAAGGAAACAGACAATGCCAACAACAAGCTTAATCCACTGGAGACGCGCGCAATGGTGTGGGACGAGGCTGAACGTGCTAAGTACATGGCAAG GTACAAGCGCGAAGAGGTGAAGATACAAGCTTGGGAAAATCATGAAAAGAGGAAGGCTGAAATGGAAATGAAAAGAATGGAG GTGAAAGCGGAGAGAATAAAAGCGAGGGCAGAGGAGAAGTACAGAAACAAATTGGCATCAGCAAGGAGAAAAGCAGAAGAGAAAAGAGCAAATGCTGAAGCACAACTGAATGAAAAAACTGTAAAGATTTGTGAAAAGGCAGATTACATAAGGAGGACTGGTCATCTTCCTTCATCTTTCTCTTTTAAGTTACCTTCTTCTTCCTGCTGGTAG